Proteins encoded together in one Musa acuminata AAA Group cultivar baxijiao chromosome BXJ3-6, Cavendish_Baxijiao_AAA, whole genome shotgun sequence window:
- the LOC108953220 gene encoding exocyst complex component SEC6 translates to MEMEYLGIEAKQAAVREVAKILPLQDLLVSIASIKADYLSRQQANDAQLSTMLAKQVEQAHKGIDALGLCQKTINQIRENFLSIEKFITNRLCQEYQTLIENDDKIKLLSNARNNLSTTLQDVGGMMSISLEAAAAHDSLRDDKELIHTFERLTALDGKRRFALAAAASHKE, encoded by the exons ATGGAGATGGAATATCTGGGTATTGAGGCGAAGCAGGCCGCCGTCCGCGAGGTGGCCAAGATCCTCCCCCTCCAGGACCTCCTCGTTTCCATCGCCTCCATCAAAGCCGACTACCTCTCCCGTCAACAG GCAAATGATGCACAACTCAGCACAATGCTAGCGAAGCAG GTTGAGCAGGCACATAAGGGCATTGATGCACTGGGTTTGTGTCAGAAAACAATAAACCAGATCCGTGAAAATTTTTTGTCCATTGAAAAAT TTATAACAAATAGGTTGTGCCAAGAATACCAGACGTTGATCGAGAATGATGACAAGATTAAGCTTCTTAGCAATGCTAGAAACAACTTGAGCACAACGCTACAG GATGTTGGAGGGATGATGTCCATTTCTCTTGAAGCGGCTGCAGCTCATGATTCTCTAAGGGATGACAAGGAACTCATTCACACATTTGAG AGGTTAACAGCACTGGATGGTAAGCGGCGTTTTGCATTAGCAGCTGCAGCATCACACAAGGAATAG